One genomic segment of Coffea arabica cultivar ET-39 chromosome 6e, Coffea Arabica ET-39 HiFi, whole genome shotgun sequence includes these proteins:
- the LOC113695548 gene encoding E3 ubiquitin-protein ligase ATL42-like → MYLQEGCSLRKCGLLLGKFQPFNHLSMNSLSLCICFLHLALFQVKAQTSANQYGVASPDAVSNFQPSLAVVIGILAIMFSLTFILLLYAKFCRSTSSNSVRTNLQITDGLPRSRSRFSGIDKTVIESLPFFRFSSLKGSREGLECAICLSKFEDIEVLRLLPKCKHAFHINCLDEWLEKHSSCPLCRHKISADDLSSFTYSNSLRFMWNEAELKEESNMELYVQREESCLGSSRFSIASSFRKTGKDVKEDELPIQLNGDADENGKIFHKFNHKIVVSDVVLMKNRWSNVSSADLMFLNSEMLNHVSSNRFSALESGITGQSTPTRVIGDGELMNIKQEMDRKREFEIKFSKIQHNDSFPPLPNFARASSGSKGDSRINESNVLNPSEKRSMSEIIVHPRFREFNTRNNDDREPFNPENSVKEEKIRRLWLPIARRTAQWFANRERGSTQPQNTRQSLNA, encoded by the coding sequence ATGTATCTTCAAGAAGGATGCTCTCTGCGCAAGTGTGGACTTCTTCTAGGCAAGTTTCAACCTTTCAATCATCTTTCCATGAATTCGCTGAGTTTGTGTATCTGTTTTCTTCATCTTGCGCTCTTCCAAGTTAAAGCACAGACATCTGCAAATCAGTATGGAGTAGCTTCACCAGATGCGGTCTCCAATTTTCAGCCTAGCCTCGCTGTGGTGATTGGCATCCTCGCTATCATGTTTTCTTTAACTTTTATCCTCCTGCTATATGCAAAGTTCTGCAGAAGCACATCATCCAACTCTGTCCGCACTAACCTGCAAATTACAGATGGCCTGCCTCGTTCAAGGTCACGTTTCTCAGGAATTGATAAAACTGTTATTGAATCCCTTCCTTTCTTTAGATTCTCTTCTTTGAAGGGGTCCAGAGAGGGGCTTGAATGTGCAATCTGCTTATCAAAATTCGAAGATATTGAAGTTCTTCGGTTACTGCCAAAGTGCAAGCATGCCTTTCACATCAATTGTCTTGATGAGTGGCTAGAGAAGCACTCAAGCTGTCCACTTTGCAGGCATAAGATCAGTGCCGATGAtctttcaagcttcacttattCGAATAGTTTGAGATTCATGTGGAACGAAGCAGAGCTAAAAGAGGAATCCAACATGGAGCTTTATGTTCAAAGAGAAGAAAGTTGTCTGGGATCTTCAAGATTTAGTATTGCCAGCAGTTTTAGGAAAACGGGAAAAGATGTGAAGGAAGACGAATTGCCGATTCAGCTAAATGGCGATGCAGACGAAAATGGAAAAATCTTTCACAAATTTAACCACAAAATAGTTGTCTCTGATGTTGTCCTCATGAAGAATCGTTGGAGCAATGTGAGTTCTGCAGACCTGATGTTCTTGAATTCAGAGATGCTTAATCACGTGTCAAGTAACAGATTCTCCGCTTTGGAATCGGGTATTACCGGGCAATCGACTCCAACAAGAGTGATTGGAGATGGTGAACTGATGAATATTAAGCAGGAAATGGACAGAAAAAGAGAGTTTGAGATCAAGTTCAGCAAAATCCAGCACAATGATTCATTTCCACCATTACCAAACTTTGCAAGAGCTTCATCAGGGTCTAAAGGGGATTCAAGAATTAATGAATCAAATGTCCTGAATCCCTCTGAGAAGAGATCCATGTCAGAGATAATAGTTCATCCAAGATTTAGAGAGTTCAACACCAGGAATAATGACGATAGAGAGCCATTCAATCCAGAGAACAGTGTGAAGGAGGAAAAAATAAGGAGACTTTGGCTGCCAATCGCAAGAAGAACAGCTCAATGGTTTGCCAACAGAGAGAGAGGATCAACTCAGCCTCAAAACACAAGGCAATCTTTGAATGCGTAA
- the LOC113695502 gene encoding ninja-family protein mc410 isoform X1, whose amino-acid sequence MEDDNGLDLSLSLPCGGDSNTSKGKIGTSSENRSDISDRDTKLINEFKQFLDGGNMQIVSGMVSQGIDSAKPEIFFSNLSNTPADVDTSKNINSGVFWAVNDRPTEGEENRTDIREKRKNVFGETSKPKKHEKETDGSDLQDKARVSYISINTDDGSTAENEDVADSEAEASTSRQHMLHQDDLAKRYAGTALSEGRKDFHGISESNVGELPGQKRFIITSEREFKVGNMPQSVQFPVQSGNIVSMSQPLPAKDSKPDGVASRQLPNMMQVMAATISDRTGGQPVLPANAPLVVSYSSVPLPALDKDNSRPVVSHLQIHPSFVNRVSTHSDKHMDNLKISQVVPQKMPESKQHDGKGLYYAMGNGKLLAEGGASTQTEDDTKGSKGSIRPKDRPEPPRTEAFPSEYPTIKPGIAAELKFGGCGSYPNLPWVSTTAPGPNGRTISGVTYRYSPTQIKIVCACHGLHMSPEEFVRHATEEPAKPVTGTGVLPTSNPATSAQS is encoded by the exons ATGGAGGATGATAATGGCCTAGACCTGAGCTTATCTCTTCCATGTGGTGGAGATAGTAATACGTCTAAGGGTAAAATTGGCACTTCATCAGAAAATAGGTCAGACATTAGTGACAGAGATACCAAATTGATCAATGAATTTAAACAGTTTCTTGATGGCGGCAACATGCAAATTGTCTCTGGAATGGTGTCTCAGGGGATTGATTCTGCGAAACCTGAGATTTTCTTCAGCAACCTTTCAAACACTCCTGCTGATGTAGATACTTCTAAAAACATCAACAGTGGCGTATTTTGGGCTGTAAATGATAGGCCTACTGAAGGTGAAGAAAATAGGACAGATATTCGTGAAAAACGAAAAAACGTTTTTGGCGAGACAAGTAAACCAAAGAAGCATGAGAAAGAGACTGACGGTAGTGATCTACAAGACAAGGCAAGGGTGTCTTACATTTCCATAAATACTGATGATGGTTCGACCGCAGAAAATGAAGATGTTGCAGATTCAGAAGCTGAGGCTTCAACGTCTAGGCAGCATATGTTGCACCAGGATGATTTAGCGAAACGATATGCCGGAACTGCTCTATCTGAGGGGCGCAAAGATTTCCATGGGATATCTGAGTCAAATGTTGGAGAATTACCAGGACAAAAGAGGTTTATTATTACATCAGAAAGGGAATTTAAGGTTGGGAACATGCCTCAGAGTGTCCAGTTCCCTGTCCAGTCGGGTAACATTGTGAGCATGTCTCAGCCACTGCCTGCAAAGGACTCTAAACCTGATGGTGTTGCCAGCAGACAACTACCTAACATGATGCAAGTTATGGCTGCTACGATCAGCGATAGAACTGGAGGCCAACCTGTATTGCCTGCAAATGCACCATTAGTGGTTAGCTACTCTTCGGTCCCGCTTCCAGCACTAGATAAAGATAATTCTAGGCCAGTGGTTTCTCATCTGCAGATCCACCCATCCTTTGTCAACAGGGTTTCAACACACTCAGATAAGCACATGGATAATCTGAAGATAAGTCAAG TAGTTCCGCAAAAGATGCCTGAATCTAAGCAACACGATGGGAAAGGATTATATTATGCCATGGGGAATGGTAAGCTGCTGGCGGAGGGAGGCGCTTCTACTCAGACAGAGGATGATACGAAAGGAAGCAAAGGGTCCATCAGGCCAAAAGACAGACCTGAGCCACCAAGAACAGAAGCGTTTCCTTCTGAATATCCGACCATAAAGCCAGGTATTGCTGCGGAACTGAAATTTGGAGGTTGTGGTTCGTACCCAAATTTACCTTGGGTTTCTACAACTGCTCCTGGCCCAAATGGCCGAACAATATCAGGGGTAACCTACAGATACAGTCCTACGCAGATAAAGATAGTATGTGCTTGCCATGGTTTGCACATGTCCCCTGAGGAGTTTGTTAGGCATGCTACTGAAGAGCCTGCAAAGCCAGTTACTGGTACAGGTGTATTACCGACTAGCAATCCTGCGACCTCAGCTCAAAGCTGA
- the LOC113695502 gene encoding ninja-family protein mc410 isoform X2 yields MEDDNGLDLSLSLPCGGDSNTSKGKIGTSSENRSDISDRDTKLINEFKQFLDGGNMQIVSGMVSQGIDSAKPEIFFSNLSNTPADVDTSKNINSGVFWAVNDRPTEGEENRTDIREKRKNVFGETSKPKKHEKETDGSDLQDKARVSYISINTDDGSTAENEDVADSEAEASTSRQHMLHQDDLAKRYAGTALSEGRKDFHGISESNVGELPGQKRFIITSEREFKVGNMPQSVQFPVQSGNIVSMSQPLPAKDSKPDGVASRQLPNMMQVMAATISDRTGGQPVLPANAPLVVSYSSVPLPALDKDNSRPVVSHLQIHPSFVNRVSTHSDKHMDNLKISQVPQKMPESKQHDGKGLYYAMGNGKLLAEGGASTQTEDDTKGSKGSIRPKDRPEPPRTEAFPSEYPTIKPGIAAELKFGGCGSYPNLPWVSTTAPGPNGRTISGVTYRYSPTQIKIVCACHGLHMSPEEFVRHATEEPAKPVTGTGVLPTSNPATSAQS; encoded by the exons ATGGAGGATGATAATGGCCTAGACCTGAGCTTATCTCTTCCATGTGGTGGAGATAGTAATACGTCTAAGGGTAAAATTGGCACTTCATCAGAAAATAGGTCAGACATTAGTGACAGAGATACCAAATTGATCAATGAATTTAAACAGTTTCTTGATGGCGGCAACATGCAAATTGTCTCTGGAATGGTGTCTCAGGGGATTGATTCTGCGAAACCTGAGATTTTCTTCAGCAACCTTTCAAACACTCCTGCTGATGTAGATACTTCTAAAAACATCAACAGTGGCGTATTTTGGGCTGTAAATGATAGGCCTACTGAAGGTGAAGAAAATAGGACAGATATTCGTGAAAAACGAAAAAACGTTTTTGGCGAGACAAGTAAACCAAAGAAGCATGAGAAAGAGACTGACGGTAGTGATCTACAAGACAAGGCAAGGGTGTCTTACATTTCCATAAATACTGATGATGGTTCGACCGCAGAAAATGAAGATGTTGCAGATTCAGAAGCTGAGGCTTCAACGTCTAGGCAGCATATGTTGCACCAGGATGATTTAGCGAAACGATATGCCGGAACTGCTCTATCTGAGGGGCGCAAAGATTTCCATGGGATATCTGAGTCAAATGTTGGAGAATTACCAGGACAAAAGAGGTTTATTATTACATCAGAAAGGGAATTTAAGGTTGGGAACATGCCTCAGAGTGTCCAGTTCCCTGTCCAGTCGGGTAACATTGTGAGCATGTCTCAGCCACTGCCTGCAAAGGACTCTAAACCTGATGGTGTTGCCAGCAGACAACTACCTAACATGATGCAAGTTATGGCTGCTACGATCAGCGATAGAACTGGAGGCCAACCTGTATTGCCTGCAAATGCACCATTAGTGGTTAGCTACTCTTCGGTCCCGCTTCCAGCACTAGATAAAGATAATTCTAGGCCAGTGGTTTCTCATCTGCAGATCCACCCATCCTTTGTCAACAGGGTTTCAACACACTCAGATAAGCACATGGATAATCTGAAGATAAGTCAAG TTCCGCAAAAGATGCCTGAATCTAAGCAACACGATGGGAAAGGATTATATTATGCCATGGGGAATGGTAAGCTGCTGGCGGAGGGAGGCGCTTCTACTCAGACAGAGGATGATACGAAAGGAAGCAAAGGGTCCATCAGGCCAAAAGACAGACCTGAGCCACCAAGAACAGAAGCGTTTCCTTCTGAATATCCGACCATAAAGCCAGGTATTGCTGCGGAACTGAAATTTGGAGGTTGTGGTTCGTACCCAAATTTACCTTGGGTTTCTACAACTGCTCCTGGCCCAAATGGCCGAACAATATCAGGGGTAACCTACAGATACAGTCCTACGCAGATAAAGATAGTATGTGCTTGCCATGGTTTGCACATGTCCCCTGAGGAGTTTGTTAGGCATGCTACTGAAGAGCCTGCAAAGCCAGTTACTGGTACAGGTGTATTACCGACTAGCAATCCTGCGACCTCAGCTCAAAGCTGA
- the LOC113697029 gene encoding sugar transport protein 14-like: protein MAGGAFVDGGGSRAAHYEYKITSYFITACLIGSFGGSLFGYDLGVSGGVTSMDDFLIKFFPKVYERKHHHLTETDYCKYDNQVLTLFTSSLYYAALLSTFGVSYVTRNKGRRMSIMCGAVSFFAGGLINAAAENIAMLIIGRCLLGVGIGFGNQAVPLYLSEMAPAKIRGAVNQLFQLTTCLGILVANLINYGVQSIHPWGWRLALGLAMVPAAIMFVGGLFAPETPNSLVEQGKLDEARKVLEKVRGTPNVDAEFADLLEASEAARAIKNPFSNLLKRKNRPQLIIGSLGIPAFQQLTGNNSILFYAPVIFQSLGFGSNASLYSSVITNGALVVAALISMSLVDKFGRRKFFLEAGCEMIITMVAVGVTLALKFGKGEELSKGISAFLVIMIFVFVLAYGRSWGPLGWLVPSEIFPLETRSAGQSIVVSVNMLFTALVAQFFLKALCGLKFGIFLLFAGLIIFMSCFVYFLLPETKQVPIEEIYLLWQSHWFWKRYCAPDGNEDGQEIQKPRKPNNETA, encoded by the exons ATGGCTGGCGGGGCATTTGTTGACGGAGGAGGATCAAGGGCTGCTCACTATGAGTATAAGATTACGTCATATTTTATCACTGCTTGCCTTATTGGCTCTTTTGGAGGATCCCTCTTTGGTTACGATTTGGGCGTTTCTG GAGGAGTGACTTCAATGGATGACTTCTTGATAAAATTCTTCCCCAAAGTGTACGAAAGGAAACACCACCATTTGACTGAAACAGATTATTGTAAATATGATAATCAGGTTCTCACTCTCTTTACCTCCTCCCTGTACTACGCTGCACTTCTTTCAACTTTTGGGGTGTCATACGTGACCAGAAATAAGGGCAGGAGGATGAGCATTATGTGTGGGGCAGTCAGCTTCTTTGCTGGAGGACTTATCAATGCAGCAGCCGAGAACATTGCGATGCTGATCATTGGCCGATGCCTGCTTGGTGTCGGCATTGGGTTTGGGAATCAG GCGGTCCCTCTGTATCTTTCAGAAATGGCACCTGCTAAAATCCGAGGAGCAGTTAACCAACTGTTTCAACTAACAACCTGCTTGGGAATCCTTGTTGCCAACTTAATAAATTATGGTGTCCAAAGCATTCATCCATGGGGCTGGAGGTTAGCCCTCGGTTTAGCCATGGTTCCTGCTGCTATAATGTTCGTTGGTGGACTTTTTGCTCCAGAGACCCCAAACAGTCTTGTTGAACAGGGTAAACTAGACGAAGCAAGAAAGGTGCTGGAGAAAGTGAGAGGGACACCTAACGTGGATGCTGAATTTGCTGACCTATTAGAAGCAAGCGAAGCAGCACGAGCTATAAAGAATCCGTTCTCAAATCTGTTAAAGAGGAAGAACCGCCCCCAGCTTATAATAGGATCCCTTGGTATTCCAGCGTTCCAACAGCTCACTGGCAATAACTCCATTCTTTTCTATGCCCCTGTCATATTCCAGAGCTTAGGTTTTGGGTCCAATGCCTCCCTTTACTCCTCTGTCATTACAAATGGTGCACTAGTTGTAGCTGCCTTGATCTCTATGTCTCTCGTTGACAAGTTTGGCAGGAGAAAATTTTTCCTCGAAGCTGGTTGTGAAATGATAATCACCATG GTTGCTGTTGGTGTTACGCtggctttgaaatttggaaagggTGAGGAGCTCTCCAAAGGAATTAGTGCTTTCCTTGTCATTATGATCTTCGTGTTCGTTCTGGCTTATGGAAGGTCCTGGGGTCCTCTGGGTTGGTTAGTTCCAAGTGAGATCTTTCCCCTGGAGACGAGGTCGGCTGGCCAAAGTATTGTCGTTAGCGTGAATATGCTCTTCACGGCTCTTGTTGCTCAGTTTTTCCTGAAAGCTCTCTGCGGACTTAAATTCGGTATCTTTTTGCTGTTTGCTGGTCTAATAATTTTCATGAGCTGCTTTGTATACTTCCTCTTGCCCGAGACCAAGCAAGTCCCAATAGAGGAGATCTATTTGCTGTGGCAAAGCCACTGGTTTTGGAAGAGGTACTGCGCACCTGATGGCAATGAAGATGGACAGGAGAtacaaaaaccaagaaaaccCAATAATGAAACAGCCTAG
- the LOC113695913 gene encoding CRS2-associated factor 1, chloroplastic, which yields MALRPVIQFPVFVPPPPSPPNHRPAFEVRFSRWNNANAQKFIRRERTQKEIEDQIRSQRRFDSAFNIAHNYNPAPPTPTFKSTGTPSSPSHPSIPGKKSKYSKNPQKPRLPFDHPAFKPVLKHKKIPVKRINPSRTTDESTKAEEQEKFAPNVKIDEKGLSYEFPEAPFLYQYSYTETPKVKPVGIREPLVAPFEPGTMGRPWTGRKPLPPSKKKLPEFDSFQLPPPHKKGVKPVQAPGPFLPGTGPMYVKSREQLLGEPLTKEEIKALVESCKKWKRQLNMGRDGFTHNMLDNIHAHWKRRRVCKIKCKGVCTVDMENVRQQLEEKTGGQVIYSRGGVIYLFRGRNYNYKTRPRFPLMLWKPVTPVYPRLVKRVPEGLTLEEATEMRKKGRNLVPICKLAKNGVYCDLVKNVREAFEACELVRINCEGVNGSDYRKIGAKLKDLVPCVLISFENEHILMWRGQDWKSSLPELRSDAEGMTETESDATTFVGTILEGEAESLTASASSVSNTTKMNTTIKDLNTSSGSWNFEEVESDGSSEYGEEVVGDLTALATSACETYESESPPDVQCAVSSDVLVDFDRSEEEWDGSNSYHNAMLTVSSGPETRLGSTFSNDNHSEPPFTAPFTSSKLEGVSEDRKGISELSSATTPSAEEVLLLLRQAVESGLAVMLEDSSLDADIVYERAVALAKSAPPGPVFSHRRKQLVVPECDKPQSDDLEVKEALKVPEKEVTLSSKRGSGKKTSKGRSMKDIREDYLNVNQPGSLRVDELAKLLA from the exons ATGGCCTTGAGACCAGTAATCCAGTTTCCGGTATTCGTCCCACCACCACCCAGCCCTCCAAACCACCGCCCAGCCTTTGAAGTCCGCTTCTCACGGTGGAACAACGCCAACGCTCAGAAATTCATCCGCCGCGAACGCACCCAAAAGGAAATTGAAGACCAAATCCGCTCCCAAAGACGCTTCGATTCCGCCTTCAACATTGCCCATAATTACAACCCGGCACCTCCCACCCCTACCTTTAAATCCACCGGCACCCCTTCCTCTCCTTCCCACCCTTCAATTCCGggcaaaaagtcgaaatactcCAAAAACCCACAAAAACCTAGACTTCCCTTTGATCACCCCGCATTTAAACCCGTCCTTAAACACAAAAAAATACCAGTTAAAAGAATTAATCCTAGCCGAACGACTGACGAAAGTACTAAAGctgaagaacaagaaaaatttgCTCCCAACGtcaaaattgatgaaaaaggGTTGTCATATGAATTTCCTGAAGCTCCATTTCTTTATCAGTATAGTTATACCGAGACGCCCAAGGTGAAGCCGGTGGGGATCAGGGAGCCGCTTGTGGCGCCATTTGAGCCAGGTACTATGGGGAGGCCGTGGACTGGGCGGAAGCCGCTGCCGCCGAGTAAAAAGAAACTGCCGGAATTTGATTCTTTTCAGCTCCCTCCACCTCATAAAAAGGGTGTGAAGCCCGTCCAGGCACCGGGCCCATTTTTGCCGGGAACTGGGCCAATGTATGTGAAGTCTAGAGAGCAGCTATTGGGGGAGCCCTTGACCAAAGAGGAGATTAAAGCGCTTGTTGAAAGCTGCAAGAAATGGAAGCGCCAGCTGAATATGG GAAGAGATGGTTTTACGCACAACATGTTGGATAACATACATGCTCACTGGAAGCGAAGAAGGGTGTGCAAGATAAAATGCAAGGGTGTGTGTACCGTAGACATGGAAAATGTTCGCCAACAGTTAGAG GAGAAAACAGGTGGACAAGTCATATATAGTAGAGGGGGAGTGATATACCTATTCCGTGGTAGAAACTATAATTATAAGACTCGGCCGCGTTTTCCTCTTATGTTGTGGAAACCTGTTACTCCTGTATACCCAAGGTTGGTCAAACGAGTCCCTGAGGGTTTGACTTTAGAAGAAGCCACAGAAATGCGGAAGAAGGGGCGCAATCTTGTGCCAATATGCAAGCTTG CTAAAAATGGGGTCTACTGTGACCTTGTTAAGAATGTCAGGGAGGCATTTGAAGCATGTGAACTGGTGCGAATCAATTGCGAAGGTGTGAATGGGAGTGATTATCGTAAAATAGGTGCCAAACTCAAG GATCTTGTCCCATGCGTGTTAATATCTTTTGAGAATGAGCACATCCTCATGTGGAGGGGACAGGACTGGAAGTCATCCCTGCCAGAGCTAAGAAGTGATGCAGAAGGAATGACGGAAACTGAATCTGATGCTACGACCTTTGTTGGAACAATTTTAGAAGGAGAAGCCGAGTCATTAACAGCTTCAGCATCATctgtttcaaacacaacaaaaatgAATACAACTATTAAAGATCTCAACACAAGCAGTGGTTCTTGGAATTTTGAAGAGGTGGAATCAGATGGAAGCAGCGAATATGGAGAAGAGGTGGTTGGTGATCTTACAGCTTTAGCCACTTCTGCATGTGAAACGTATGAGAGTGAAAGTCCTCCAGATGTTCAGTGCGCCGTCAGTTCAGatgttttggtggattttgATAGAAGTGAAGAAGAATGGGATGGTTCAAACTCTTACCACAATGCCATGTTAACTGTGTCTTCAGGGCCTGAAACAAGGCTGGGAAGCACTTTCAGTAATGACAACCATTCAGAACCTCCATTCACGGCTCCTTTTACTTCAAGCAAGTTGGAAGGTGTATCTGAAGATAGAAAGGGTATCAGTGAACTTTCAAGTGCAACTACACCTTCAGCTGAGGAAGTTCTTCTCCTCCTCAGGCAGGCTGTTGAAAGTGGGCTCGCAGTTATGTTGGAGGATTCTAGCTTGGATGCAGACATTGTTTATGAAAGAGCCGTAGCTCTTGCTAAGTCTGCTCCACCTGGGCCTGTTTTTAGCCATCGACGTAAGCAGTTGGTGGTTCCAGAATGTGATAAGCCACAAAGTGATGATTTGGAGGTGAAAGAGGCTCTCAAAGTGCCAGAGAAAGAAGTTACTCTTTCAAGTAAGAGAGGAAGTGGGAAAAAGACTTCTAAAGGTCGAAGCATGAAGGACATTAGGGAAGATTATCTAAATGTAAATCAACCGGGAAGCCTAAGAGTAGATGAACTAGCGAAATTGCTAGCTTAA